The Fusibacter sp. A1 DNA segment TTCTTTTGAATGATGCAAGAGAGGTACTATTTTTCTATCAAGTCCATGATAATATCTGTCATCTCTTCTGCTGACTCTTTCATGCCTGTTTTAATCCAATGCTCTGTTATCTTGAATATCCCTGCTGTATTGAACATTCTTTTGTATAAATCAGTCTCTTTAACGACTTCAAAGAAAGACATAGTCATAAGACTATATTCTTCTAGCAGAGGAATCAGTTGGTTATTTTTAATGAGTAAATCAATATGCCTTGCAGAATGCATCATTTGAAAGTGACTGAGTAATAAATCTCCAATACTCGCATTCTTCATTTTTGAAAGTAGTTTACCTTGCTCAATAGTGTACTTAGAAAAGTAATGATAAATAACCTTATCTTTGTCCTCAAAATGACGGTAGAAAGTCATCCTCCCTACACCAGCTTTCTTTATGATATCAGAAGCCTTTATCCTATCATAATCTTCTGATTCCATTAATTCCAATAGTGCATTTACAATCATCATTTTCGATTCTTCTTTTTGTTCTTCTCTTTTCATGGTACACCTCCTGACTTCTGTATCACTTTATGTCATTCGCTTGAATTAAGTTCAATTCATTTATATAATAACACAAAACTGATACTTTATCCCACATTTTACGATAAGTATACTACAAGGAGGAATTAAAATGACACACAAAAGAAAAACAATCATCAATTGGTCAATCATCACACTTATATTTATCCTATTTTTAACTTGGCATGGTGCTTTTGATAGACCGCTGAACCAGGCTGAAGTTGATGAGCTTATGACTAAATATCATGCAGCAGACCTTGGTACTGATACTAACAAAGAAGATCTTAGAGAATTCTTAGAAAGTGGTGATGGTAAACCAGTCTATATGATAAACGTCATAAAAAATTATGATCAGCCTAAACTAACAGATGCTATGATAGAAAAAGGTATGACAACGGACATGACGGCTGAAGAAGTACTCGCTGACTATACAGGTTTTGTCTTTCCTTACCTTATAAAAAATGGTTCTTACCCGATTTACACTGGAACTGCTCTCCTAGATTCTCAAGAAGTATGGGGAATCGAAAATGCAACTGAATGGTCAAGTGGTGCTATCATACGCTATAAAGACAGAAGAACCATGATAGAAATGGCCACTGATCCAGCATTTGCACAGTTCCATGACAGTAAAATTGCAGCTATTGAAAAAACAGTCTCTTACCCTTTGACAACTCAAATGTATTTTGTTGACTTAAGCTATTTTATGTTTGTTCTTCTTGCTTTAATTGGTTCGCTCGTACAATTCTTTATTAACAGGAGGTCAAAACATGAAAAAATCACTGACTAGAACCCTCATGGCCCTTGGTAGTATACTCAGTTTATTCATCATTATTGGAATAGTTATATGGTATTGGCCAGCAGGAGATTATGGTGATTTCACCGTTATTAATGAAGATGGTACAATCGTATATGAATATATTGAGACGAATGGCATTACCCTGCATGTCGCACTTTCAGGACCCGAGGATGGTGAACCGGTATTCTTACTTCATGGTTACCCAGATGCAAGTTTTGGGTGGCGAGATCAAATCATTGCATTAAGCGAAGAAGGTTATCGAGTGATTGCACCAGATCAAAGAGGTTTCAATCTTA contains these protein-coding regions:
- a CDS encoding TetR/AcrR family transcriptional regulator; translation: MKREEQKEESKMMIVNALLELMESEDYDRIKASDIIKKAGVGRMTFYRHFEDKDKVIYHYFSKYTIEQGKLLSKMKNASIGDLLLSHFQMMHSARHIDLLIKNNQLIPLLEEYSLMTMSFFEVVKETDLYKRMFNTAGIFKITEHWIKTGMKESAEEMTDIIMDLIEK